Proteins from a genomic interval of Clostridium sp. 'deep sea':
- a CDS encoding RNA-binding S4 domain-containing protein, with protein MEQIVVNSKEINLMQFLKWANVVVSGSEVKMLVDERLVTVNGDSEYRYRRKLKHGDIVEIDNQLKLVVIINENN; from the coding sequence ATGGAACAAATTGTGGTTAATAGTAAAGAAATAAATTTAATGCAGTTTTTAAAGTGGGCTAATGTGGTAGTTAGCGGTAGTGAAGTTAAAATGTTAGTTGATGAAAGACTAGTTACTGTTAATGGCGATAGTGAGTACAGGTATCGTAGAAAATTGAAACATGGAGATATTGTTGAAATAGATAATCAATTAAAACTGGTGGTTATTATTAATGAAAATAACTAG